The proteins below come from a single Papaver somniferum cultivar HN1 chromosome 11, ASM357369v1, whole genome shotgun sequence genomic window:
- the LOC113321076 gene encoding putative phospholipid:diacylglycerol acyltransferase 2 isoform X2 has translation MASLLRFRKLCYVEPAVSKCSFQSYDKVIKKHDNQSCIPPPPPPPPPLRKITNDGDKRKVLRRRRDSKEWRCLDWCCWMVGYICTTWWLLLVLYNALPGFEVPESPGVKLKKEGLTPLHPVVLIPGIVTGGLELWEGKPCADGLFRKRLWGGSFTEIFKRPLCWLEHMSLDNETGLDPPGIRVRAVPGLVAADYFASWYFVWAVLIENLAKIGYEGKNMHMAAYDWRLSFQNTEVRDQALSRLKSKIELLYVTNGYKKVVVVPHSMGVLYFLHFLKWVEAPSPMGGGAGPGWCAKHIKSVMNIGPAFLGVPKAASGLFSGEAKDVAFARAMAPGVLDSELLGLQTLEHVMRVSRTWDSLMSLIPKGGETIWGNMDWSPEEEYDCYPTKTKYVQSALTESSQSTNETDGKLGFKVKDPVRYGRIISFGKTTSQVQSSNLPSFDPKEISRGRHQHKSNSSCGDVWTEYDEMSRESIRGVADNKAYTAKTLIDLLHFVAPKMMRRSDAHFSYGIADNLDDPKYSHYKYWSNPLETKLPDAPDMEICCLYGTGIPTERSYVYRTSPTDRCKSIPFRIDSSVSGGGDGCLRNGVYFVDGDESVPVLSAGFMCAKGWRGKNRFNPSGLEIGGDKIYSDILRMSERINLRV, from the exons ATGGCTTCCTTGCTTAGATTCAGGAAGCTATGTTATGTAGAACCTGCAGTTAGTAAATGTTCTTTTCAATCTTATGATAAGGTTATTAAGAAACATGATAATCAATCTTGtattcctccaccaccaccaccaccaccacctctgcgtAAAATTACTAATGATGGTGATAAGAGGAAGGTTCTAAGGAGGAGAAGAGATTCAAAAGAATGGAGATGTTTAGATTGGTGTTGTTGGATGGTTGGTTATATATGTACAACATGGTGGTTGTTATTAGTACTGTATAATGCATTGCCCGGATTTGAAGTGCCGGAGTCGCCGGGGGTTAAACTTAAAAAGGAAGGATTAACTCCATTACATCCAGTTGTGCTGATACCTGGCATTGTTACTGGTGGATTGGAGCTGTGGGAGGGGAAACCTTGTGCAGATGGTCTATTTCGGAAACGATTATGGGGTGGTAGTTTTACAGAAATTTTCAAGAG GCCTTTGTGTTGGTTAGAACATATGTCTTTAGACAATGAAACAGGATTAGACCCACCAGGGATACGTGTTCGAGCTGTCCCGGGGTTAGTTGCTGCTGATTATTTCGCTTCTTGGTACTTTGTTTGGGCTGTTCTTATTGAGAATTTGGCTAAAATTGGATATGAAGGGAAGAACATGCATATGGCTGCTTATGATTGGAGACTGTCTTTCCAGAATACTGAG GTCCGGGACCAAGCTCTAAGTAGGCTGAAGAGTAAAATTGAACTTTTGTATGTGACTAATGGATATAAGAAGGTTGTAGTTGTACCTCATTCAATGGGGGTTCTCTACTTTCTTCATTTCCTTAAATGGGTCGAAGCACCTTCTCCAATGGGAGGTGGTGCAGGGCCAGGATGGTGTGCTAAGCATATCAAATCAGTGATGAACATTGGCCCTGCATTCCTTGGTGTCCCAAAGGCAGCCAGTGGCTTGTTTTCTGGAGAGGCTAAAGATGTTGCTTTTGCCAG GGCAATGGCGCCCGGGGTTTTAGATTCTGAGCTTCTTGGGCTTCAGACTCTAGAACATGTAATGCGGGTATCTCGTACATGGGACTCACTCATGTCCTTAATCCCAAAAGGAGGTGAGACTATCTGGGGTAACATGGATTGGTCCCCTGAAGAAGAGTATGATTGTTATCCAACAAAGACGAAGTACGTCCAGTCTGCTTTAACCGAAAGTTCGCAGTCAACTAATGAAACTGATGGAAAGCTAGGTTTCAAGGTCAAGGATCCTGTAAGATATGGAAGGATAATTTCTTTTGGGAAGACAACGTCACAGGTTCAATCTTCCAATCTGCCGTCATTTGATCCGAAG GAAATTTCTCGAGGTCGCCATCAACACAAGTCAAACTCCTCATGTGGAGATGTGTGGACGGAATATGATGAAATGAGCAGGGAAAGTATTCGAGGTGTTGCTGACAATAAAGCGTACACGGCAAAAACCTTAATAGATTTACTTCACTTCGTAGCTCCAAAAATGATGCGGCGATCTGATGCTCATTTCTCGTATGGAATAGCAGATAATTTAGATGATCCTAAATACTCCCATTACAAGTACTGGTCCAATCCACTCGAAACCAA GTTACCTGATGCTCCAGACATGGAAATTTGCTGTCTATATGGGACGGGTATTCCTACAGAAAGATCATATGTGTACAGAACTTCTCCTACAGATAGGTGCAAAAGCATTCCCTTCAGGATAGATAGCTCTGTAAGTGGGGGTGGTGATGGTTGCTTAAGAAATGGTGTATATTTCGTAGATGGAGACGAAAGTGTCCCAGTTCTAAGTGCAGGATTCATGTGTGCAAAAGGTTGGCGTGGAAAGAACAGGTTCAACCCATCAG GTTTGGAAATAGGTGGTGATAAGATTTATTCCGACATTCTTAGAATGTCAGAACGGATAAATTTACGAGTATGA
- the LOC113321076 gene encoding putative phospholipid:diacylglycerol acyltransferase 2 isoform X1 — protein sequence MASLLRFRKLCYVEPAVSKCSFQSYDKVIKKHDNQSCIPPPPPPPPPLRKITNDGDKRKVLRRRRDSKEWRCLDWCCWMVGYICTTWWLLLVLYNALPGFEVPESPGVKLKKEGLTPLHPVVLIPGIVTGGLELWEGKPCADGLFRKRLWGGSFTEIFKRPLCWLEHMSLDNETGLDPPGIRVRAVPGLVAADYFASWYFVWAVLIENLAKIGYEGKNMHMAAYDWRLSFQNTEVRDQALSRLKSKIELLYVTNGYKKVVVVPHSMGVLYFLHFLKWVEAPSPMGGGAGPGWCAKHIKSVMNIGPAFLGVPKAASGLFSGEAKDVAFARAMAPGVLDSELLGLQTLEHVMRVSRTWDSLMSLIPKGGETIWGNMDWSPEEEYDCYPTKTKYVQSALTESSQSTNETDGKLGFKVKDPVRYGRIISFGKTTSQVQSSNLPSFDPKEISRGRHQHKSNSSCGDVWTEYDEMSRESIRGVADNKAYTAKTLIDLLHFVAPKMMRRSDAHFSYGIADNLDDPKYSHYKYWSNPLETKLPDAPDMEICCLYGTGIPTERSYVYRTSPTDRCKSIPFRIDSSVSGGGDGCLRNGVYFVDGDESVPVLSAGFMCAKGWRGKNRFNPSGIPTYIREYKHKTPAFFEGRGLESGAHVDIMGNVALIEDVIRVAAGATGLEIGGDKIYSDILRMSERINLRV from the exons ATGGCTTCCTTGCTTAGATTCAGGAAGCTATGTTATGTAGAACCTGCAGTTAGTAAATGTTCTTTTCAATCTTATGATAAGGTTATTAAGAAACATGATAATCAATCTTGtattcctccaccaccaccaccaccaccacctctgcgtAAAATTACTAATGATGGTGATAAGAGGAAGGTTCTAAGGAGGAGAAGAGATTCAAAAGAATGGAGATGTTTAGATTGGTGTTGTTGGATGGTTGGTTATATATGTACAACATGGTGGTTGTTATTAGTACTGTATAATGCATTGCCCGGATTTGAAGTGCCGGAGTCGCCGGGGGTTAAACTTAAAAAGGAAGGATTAACTCCATTACATCCAGTTGTGCTGATACCTGGCATTGTTACTGGTGGATTGGAGCTGTGGGAGGGGAAACCTTGTGCAGATGGTCTATTTCGGAAACGATTATGGGGTGGTAGTTTTACAGAAATTTTCAAGAG GCCTTTGTGTTGGTTAGAACATATGTCTTTAGACAATGAAACAGGATTAGACCCACCAGGGATACGTGTTCGAGCTGTCCCGGGGTTAGTTGCTGCTGATTATTTCGCTTCTTGGTACTTTGTTTGGGCTGTTCTTATTGAGAATTTGGCTAAAATTGGATATGAAGGGAAGAACATGCATATGGCTGCTTATGATTGGAGACTGTCTTTCCAGAATACTGAG GTCCGGGACCAAGCTCTAAGTAGGCTGAAGAGTAAAATTGAACTTTTGTATGTGACTAATGGATATAAGAAGGTTGTAGTTGTACCTCATTCAATGGGGGTTCTCTACTTTCTTCATTTCCTTAAATGGGTCGAAGCACCTTCTCCAATGGGAGGTGGTGCAGGGCCAGGATGGTGTGCTAAGCATATCAAATCAGTGATGAACATTGGCCCTGCATTCCTTGGTGTCCCAAAGGCAGCCAGTGGCTTGTTTTCTGGAGAGGCTAAAGATGTTGCTTTTGCCAG GGCAATGGCGCCCGGGGTTTTAGATTCTGAGCTTCTTGGGCTTCAGACTCTAGAACATGTAATGCGGGTATCTCGTACATGGGACTCACTCATGTCCTTAATCCCAAAAGGAGGTGAGACTATCTGGGGTAACATGGATTGGTCCCCTGAAGAAGAGTATGATTGTTATCCAACAAAGACGAAGTACGTCCAGTCTGCTTTAACCGAAAGTTCGCAGTCAACTAATGAAACTGATGGAAAGCTAGGTTTCAAGGTCAAGGATCCTGTAAGATATGGAAGGATAATTTCTTTTGGGAAGACAACGTCACAGGTTCAATCTTCCAATCTGCCGTCATTTGATCCGAAG GAAATTTCTCGAGGTCGCCATCAACACAAGTCAAACTCCTCATGTGGAGATGTGTGGACGGAATATGATGAAATGAGCAGGGAAAGTATTCGAGGTGTTGCTGACAATAAAGCGTACACGGCAAAAACCTTAATAGATTTACTTCACTTCGTAGCTCCAAAAATGATGCGGCGATCTGATGCTCATTTCTCGTATGGAATAGCAGATAATTTAGATGATCCTAAATACTCCCATTACAAGTACTGGTCCAATCCACTCGAAACCAA GTTACCTGATGCTCCAGACATGGAAATTTGCTGTCTATATGGGACGGGTATTCCTACAGAAAGATCATATGTGTACAGAACTTCTCCTACAGATAGGTGCAAAAGCATTCCCTTCAGGATAGATAGCTCTGTAAGTGGGGGTGGTGATGGTTGCTTAAGAAATGGTGTATATTTCGTAGATGGAGACGAAAGTGTCCCAGTTCTAAGTGCAGGATTCATGTGTGCAAAAGGTTGGCGTGGAAAGAACAGGTTCAACCCATCAGGTATTCCTACATACATACGTGAATATAAGCACAAAACACCTGCCTTCTTTGAAGGCCGTGGTTTAGAAAGTGGGGCACATGTGGATATTATGGGAAATGTTGCACTAATCGAAGACGTAATACGAGTTGCTGCTGGTGCCACAGGTTTGGAAATAGGTGGTGATAAGATTTATTCCGACATTCTTAGAATGTCAGAACGGATAAATTTACGAGTATGA
- the LOC113323666 gene encoding chaperonin CPN60-like 2, mitochondrial isoform X3 yields the protein MLGTAKNVTVSVDDTIILHGGGNKKLIEERCEQLKTSLENNSVMFDKEKAQERLSKLSGGVAVFKVGGARETKVGERKDRVTDALNATKVAVEEGILPGGGVALLYSSRVLDNLQTANNDQKRGVEIIQNALKAPTFTISRISRSAGTFKWNCTYYSTNASGKRLKRMESTKKKRQNQILLVRSVVLVFRIQLT from the exons ATGCTCGGCACTGCAAAAAAT GTCACCGTTTCAGTTGATGACACCATTATTCTGCATGGTGGTGGCAACAAGAAACTCATTGAAGAAAGATGCGAGCAG CTTAAGACGTCGCTGGAGAATAACAGCGTCATGTTTGACAAGGAGAAGGCACAAGAGCGGTTGTCGAAGCTGTCAGGAGGTGTTGCTGTCTTCAAGGTTGGAGGAGCTAGAGAAACTAAAGTCGGAGAGAGAAAAGACAGGGTCACAGATGCTTTAAATGCTACAAAAGTTGCAGTGGAAGAGGGTATTCTTCCAG GTGGCGGTGTTGCTCTTTTGTACTCTTCAAGAGTGTTAGATAACCTTCAAACTGCAAACAACGACCAAAAAAGAGGTGTGGAAATAATCCAGAATGCATTAAAG GCACCAACATTTACGATATCTAGGATATCAAGATCTGCGGGTACCTTTAAATGGAATTGCACATATTATTCTACTAATGCATCTGG GAAGAGATTGAAACGAATGGAATCGACGAAAAAGAAGAGGCAAAATCAGATACTACTTGTCAGGAGTGTGGTGCTAGTTTTCAGAATCCAGCTCACTTGA
- the LOC113323666 gene encoding chaperonin CPN60-like 2, mitochondrial isoform X4: MLPFVYTSQYICGCADVHLQLITEDQGLKLDKVHIGMLGTAKNVTVSVDDTIILHGGGNKKLIEERCEQLKTSLENNSVMFDKEKAQERLSKLSGGVAVFKVGGARETKVGERKDRVTDALNATKVAVEEGILPGGGVALLYSSRVLDNLQTANNDQKRGVEIIQNALKAPTFTISRISRSAGRD; the protein is encoded by the exons ATGCTTCCCTTTGTGTATACGTCTCAATATATATGCGGCTGTGCAGATGTCCATTTGCAGCTTATCACAGAAGATCAGGGTTTAAAACTTGACAAAGTACATATCGGAATGCTCGGCACTGCAAAAAAT GTCACCGTTTCAGTTGATGACACCATTATTCTGCATGGTGGTGGCAACAAGAAACTCATTGAAGAAAGATGCGAGCAG CTTAAGACGTCGCTGGAGAATAACAGCGTCATGTTTGACAAGGAGAAGGCACAAGAGCGGTTGTCGAAGCTGTCAGGAGGTGTTGCTGTCTTCAAGGTTGGAGGAGCTAGAGAAACTAAAGTCGGAGAGAGAAAAGACAGGGTCACAGATGCTTTAAATGCTACAAAAGTTGCAGTGGAAGAGGGTATTCTTCCAG GTGGCGGTGTTGCTCTTTTGTACTCTTCAAGAGTGTTAGATAACCTTCAAACTGCAAACAACGACCAAAAAAGAGGTGTGGAAATAATCCAGAATGCATTAAAG GCACCAACATTTACGATATCTAGGATATCAAGATCTGCGG GAAGAGATTGA
- the LOC113323666 gene encoding chaperonin CPN60-like 2, mitochondrial isoform X2 → MLPFVYTSQYICGCADVHLQLITEDQGLKLDKVHIGMLGTAKNVTVSVDDTIILHGGGNKKLIEERCEQLKTSLENNSVMFDKEKAQERLSKLSGGVAVFKVGGARETKVGERKDRVTDALNATKVAVEEGILPGGGVALLYSSRVLDNLQTANNDQKRGVEIIQNALKAPTFTISRISRSAGTFKWNCTYYSTNASG, encoded by the exons ATGCTTCCCTTTGTGTATACGTCTCAATATATATGCGGCTGTGCAGATGTCCATTTGCAGCTTATCACAGAAGATCAGGGTTTAAAACTTGACAAAGTACATATCGGAATGCTCGGCACTGCAAAAAAT GTCACCGTTTCAGTTGATGACACCATTATTCTGCATGGTGGTGGCAACAAGAAACTCATTGAAGAAAGATGCGAGCAG CTTAAGACGTCGCTGGAGAATAACAGCGTCATGTTTGACAAGGAGAAGGCACAAGAGCGGTTGTCGAAGCTGTCAGGAGGTGTTGCTGTCTTCAAGGTTGGAGGAGCTAGAGAAACTAAAGTCGGAGAGAGAAAAGACAGGGTCACAGATGCTTTAAATGCTACAAAAGTTGCAGTGGAAGAGGGTATTCTTCCAG GTGGCGGTGTTGCTCTTTTGTACTCTTCAAGAGTGTTAGATAACCTTCAAACTGCAAACAACGACCAAAAAAGAGGTGTGGAAATAATCCAGAATGCATTAAAG GCACCAACATTTACGATATCTAGGATATCAAGATCTGCGGGTACCTTTAAATGGAATTGCACATATTATTCTACTAATGCATCTGG ATGA
- the LOC113323666 gene encoding chaperonin CPN60-like 2, mitochondrial isoform X1 has translation MLPFVYTSQYICGCADVHLQLITEDQGLKLDKVHIGMLGTAKNVTVSVDDTIILHGGGNKKLIEERCEQLKTSLENNSVMFDKEKAQERLSKLSGGVAVFKVGGARETKVGERKDRVTDALNATKVAVEEGILPGGGVALLYSSRVLDNLQTANNDQKRGVEIIQNALKAPTFTISRISRSAGTFKWNCTYYSTNASGLSFALLLM, from the exons ATGCTTCCCTTTGTGTATACGTCTCAATATATATGCGGCTGTGCAGATGTCCATTTGCAGCTTATCACAGAAGATCAGGGTTTAAAACTTGACAAAGTACATATCGGAATGCTCGGCACTGCAAAAAAT GTCACCGTTTCAGTTGATGACACCATTATTCTGCATGGTGGTGGCAACAAGAAACTCATTGAAGAAAGATGCGAGCAG CTTAAGACGTCGCTGGAGAATAACAGCGTCATGTTTGACAAGGAGAAGGCACAAGAGCGGTTGTCGAAGCTGTCAGGAGGTGTTGCTGTCTTCAAGGTTGGAGGAGCTAGAGAAACTAAAGTCGGAGAGAGAAAAGACAGGGTCACAGATGCTTTAAATGCTACAAAAGTTGCAGTGGAAGAGGGTATTCTTCCAG GTGGCGGTGTTGCTCTTTTGTACTCTTCAAGAGTGTTAGATAACCTTCAAACTGCAAACAACGACCAAAAAAGAGGTGTGGAAATAATCCAGAATGCATTAAAG GCACCAACATTTACGATATCTAGGATATCAAGATCTGCGGGTACCTTTAAATGGAATTGCACATATTATTCTACTAATGCATCTGGGTTAAGTTTCGCACTGCTGCTAATGTGA